A window from Marinagarivorans cellulosilyticus encodes these proteins:
- a CDS encoding VOC family protein has product MKLQGLLLTVSILLVGCGNLSVKLPAVTDSNNTPSLPGKVIWHDLITGKPEESIRFYSGLFGWEFEKLSIRRGLFKALDYYIISLNNEVIGGMVDQNDLRVDVNLSQWVVVLSTDNLDAAVAKAREEGGSVIAEPVDLKARGRIAVVEDKQGALFALLQTKTGDPTDKPVISSGDFLWNELWTTDAKAAATFYQAILPYTVVEHEVKNTERSYRVLSAQGEPRVGVMPMPVKDLAPTWVAYLRVADSQSLDAMLAKVATLGGSVLLPAQDRLVGGRAALIAGPSGEGIALQTWSFETEKEGN; this is encoded by the coding sequence ATGAAGCTACAAGGTTTACTCTTAACGGTTTCTATATTGCTGGTGGGTTGTGGCAATTTATCCGTTAAATTACCCGCTGTCACTGACAGCAATAACACTCCGAGTTTGCCAGGAAAGGTCATATGGCATGACTTAATTACCGGTAAACCCGAAGAGTCTATACGTTTTTATTCAGGTTTATTCGGCTGGGAGTTTGAAAAGCTAAGCATCCGTCGTGGGCTTTTTAAAGCGTTGGATTATTATATTATCTCGCTCAATAATGAAGTTATTGGTGGCATGGTCGATCAGAACGATTTGCGCGTAGATGTTAATTTGTCGCAGTGGGTCGTGGTTTTATCGACTGACAACCTAGATGCGGCAGTGGCAAAAGCACGCGAAGAGGGCGGCTCAGTTATCGCTGAGCCGGTGGACCTAAAAGCACGCGGCCGTATTGCTGTTGTAGAGGATAAGCAGGGCGCGTTATTTGCGCTATTGCAAACCAAAACTGGAGACCCTACTGACAAACCGGTTATCTCGAGCGGTGATTTCTTGTGGAACGAGCTGTGGACTACGGATGCAAAAGCTGCGGCAACCTTTTATCAAGCTATATTGCCCTACACCGTTGTAGAGCACGAGGTTAAAAATACAGAGCGTAGCTATCGGGTGTTAAGTGCGCAAGGTGAGCCACGTGTAGGGGTAATGCCAATGCCGGTTAAAGATTTAGCGCCAACTTGGGTTGCTTATCTGCGCGTAGCCGATTCGCAAAGTTTAGATGCCATGCTCGCTAAAGTTGCTACTCTAGGTGGAAGCGTGCTTTTACCTGCTCAAGATCGTTTAGTTGGTGGTCGCGCGGCATTAATTGCCGGCCCTTCTGGCGAAGGCATAGCACTGCAAACATGGTCTTTTGAAACTGAAAAAGAAGGGAATTAA
- a CDS encoding 16S rRNA (uracil(1498)-N(3))-methyltransferase: protein MRIPRIYTTVTLASNSQVELEDNIAHYLGKVLRMSTGRELVLFNSHGGEYQATIIDINKKSVRVEVGAFNAENRASPLKTHLAIGLSRGERWDLVLQKATELGVTEITPLITERCEVKLSGERLEKKIAHWQGIIISACEQCQLNILPVLNAPVNFNQFIAGDHSDLNLVLHHRSDKKLHDYSAAKSCTLLIGPEGGLSDEEITLAQKNSFNVLTLGPRVLRTETAPLTALSVLQMAWGDF, encoded by the coding sequence ATGCGCATACCCCGTATTTACACCACCGTTACACTCGCCAGTAATTCACAAGTCGAGCTTGAAGATAATATCGCACACTATCTTGGTAAAGTGCTACGTATGAGCACTGGCCGCGAGCTAGTACTATTCAATAGTCACGGTGGCGAATATCAAGCAACCATCATCGATATTAATAAGAAAAGTGTCCGTGTCGAAGTTGGAGCGTTCAACGCAGAAAACCGAGCTTCACCTTTAAAAACCCACTTAGCAATAGGTTTATCACGCGGCGAGCGCTGGGATTTAGTACTGCAAAAGGCAACGGAGCTAGGGGTTACAGAAATAACCCCCCTAATTACGGAGCGCTGCGAAGTAAAGCTCAGTGGTGAACGGCTGGAGAAAAAAATAGCACACTGGCAAGGCATTATTATCAGCGCTTGTGAACAATGCCAACTGAATATTCTGCCTGTATTAAACGCGCCAGTGAATTTCAATCAATTTATTGCCGGCGACCATAGCGACTTAAATCTTGTATTGCACCACCGCAGCGATAAAAAGCTACACGATTACAGCGCAGCTAAGTCGTGTACATTGCTAATTGGCCCAGAAGGCGGGCTGAGTGACGAAGAAATTACACTAGCGCAAAAAAATAGCTTTAATGTGCTAACGCTGGGGCCACGCGTACTACGAACAGAAACCGCCCCACTTACAGCACTTAGCGTACTGCAAATGGCTTGGGGCGATTTTTAA
- the metF gene encoding methylenetetrahydrofolate reductase [NAD(P)H], producing the protein MSDIEPLRLSFEFFPPKTEKGREKLANVHKELAVCEPEFFSVTYGAGGSTRDNTIGSVNAIKTAGSQVAPHLSFGGDDEESMIALLNEYKDMGIDRLVALRGDMPSGMGGSYQMVYANQLVEFIRKHTGDHFHLEVAAYPEIHPEAQSFDSDVDFLKQKFDAGANSAITQYFYNPDAYFYFIESCMEAGIDKPIYPGIMPITNYQSLSRFSTNCGAEIPRWMRKRLEAFGDDTDSIKAFGLDIVSELCETLLENDAPGLHFYTMNNAQPTTTLIENLGLIPGKD; encoded by the coding sequence ATGAGTGATATTGAACCTCTTCGTTTAAGTTTTGAGTTCTTCCCGCCTAAAACAGAAAAAGGCCGCGAGAAGCTCGCTAACGTTCATAAAGAATTAGCCGTCTGCGAGCCTGAGTTTTTCTCAGTAACCTACGGAGCTGGTGGCTCCACCCGCGATAACACCATCGGCAGTGTTAACGCTATTAAAACCGCAGGCAGTCAAGTCGCACCGCATTTATCTTTTGGTGGCGATGATGAAGAATCGATGATCGCCCTGCTCAATGAATACAAAGACATGGGCATTGACCGATTAGTCGCTTTGCGCGGCGACATGCCTTCTGGCATGGGTGGTTCTTACCAAATGGTTTATGCCAACCAATTAGTGGAGTTTATTCGCAAACATACTGGCGATCACTTCCATCTAGAAGTTGCTGCTTACCCCGAAATTCACCCAGAAGCTCAAAGCTTTGATAGCGATGTCGACTTTTTAAAACAAAAATTCGACGCCGGCGCTAACTCGGCTATTACGCAATACTTTTATAATCCAGACGCTTATTTTTACTTTATCGAAAGCTGTATGGAAGCCGGGATAGATAAGCCTATTTACCCAGGCATTATGCCCATCACCAATTATCAAAGCCTGTCGCGCTTTAGCACCAATTGCGGCGCCGAAATTCCACGCTGGATGCGCAAGCGCTTAGAAGCCTTTGGTGATGATACCGACAGCATTAAAGCCTTTGGCTTAGATATTGTTAGCGAACTATGCGAAACACTGCTTGAAAATGATGCCCCTGGCTTGCACTTTTATACAATGAATAATGCACAGCCGACAACCACGCTAATTGAAAACCTCGGCTTAATACCGGGCAAAGACTAA
- the ahcY gene encoding adenosylhomocysteinase encodes MTITAANNFTDFKVGAKDQAHFNELAAFGRRETQIAEGEMPSLMALRTQYKDAQPLKDAKIMGCIHMTIQTAVLIETLVELGAEVRWSSCNIFSTQDHAAAAIAAAGIPVFAWKGETEEEFLWCIEQTIKKEGITWEPNIILDDGGDLTEMVHNRFPELLDNIHGISEETTTGVHRLLEMMEKGELKVPAINVNDAVTKSKNDNKYGCRHSLNDAIKRGTDHLLSGKKALVIGYGDVGKGSAASLRQEGMIVKISEIDPICAMQACMDGFEVVSPYKGGANTGKVEDIDTLLLGTTDLIVTTTGNINVCDAAMLQTLKSRAVVCNIGHFDNEIDTAFMRKNWEWEEVKPQVHKVYRDKASDNHLLLLSEGRLVNLGNATGHPSRIMDGSFANQVLAQIHLYEAKFADLPASEKAQNIYVKVLPKKLDEEVAKAMVEGFGGVLTQLTTTQAEYINVPAEGPYKPESYKY; translated from the coding sequence ATGACTATTACAGCTGCAAATAATTTTACCGATTTTAAAGTCGGCGCCAAAGACCAAGCCCATTTTAACGAGCTAGCCGCTTTTGGCCGCCGCGAAACACAAATTGCCGAAGGCGAAATGCCCTCCTTGATGGCACTTCGAACACAATATAAAGATGCACAACCACTAAAAGATGCAAAAATTATGGGTTGCATCCACATGACAATCCAAACAGCCGTTCTTATTGAAACTTTAGTCGAGCTCGGTGCTGAAGTTCGCTGGTCGAGTTGTAATATTTTCTCAACGCAAGACCATGCCGCCGCTGCAATTGCCGCCGCCGGCATTCCTGTATTTGCTTGGAAGGGCGAAACAGAAGAAGAGTTTTTGTGGTGTATTGAACAAACCATTAAAAAAGAAGGTATTACGTGGGAGCCAAATATTATTCTAGACGACGGCGGCGACTTAACCGAAATGGTTCACAACCGCTTCCCCGAGCTACTCGATAACATCCACGGTATTTCTGAGGAGACAACCACGGGGGTACACCGTTTATTAGAGATGATGGAAAAAGGCGAATTAAAAGTCCCTGCCATCAACGTTAACGATGCCGTCACCAAATCTAAAAACGATAACAAATACGGTTGTCGCCATAGCTTAAACGACGCCATTAAACGCGGCACCGACCACCTATTGTCCGGTAAAAAAGCGCTGGTTATTGGTTACGGCGATGTCGGTAAGGGTTCTGCAGCTTCACTGCGCCAAGAAGGTATGATTGTAAAAATCAGCGAAATAGATCCCATCTGCGCCATGCAAGCCTGCATGGACGGCTTCGAAGTCGTATCACCTTATAAAGGCGGCGCCAATACAGGAAAAGTAGAAGACATTGACACCCTACTTTTAGGTACTACCGATTTAATCGTAACAACTACAGGAAACATCAATGTTTGTGATGCGGCTATGCTGCAAACCTTAAAGAGCCGCGCAGTTGTTTGTAATATTGGCCATTTCGACAACGAAATCGATACCGCCTTTATGCGCAAGAATTGGGAATGGGAAGAAGTTAAACCACAAGTCCACAAAGTTTATCGCGACAAAGCGAGCGATAACCATTTATTGCTTTTATCTGAAGGCCGCCTTGTTAACTTAGGTAATGCCACCGGCCACCCTAGCCGCATTATGGATGGCAGCTTTGCTAACCAAGTACTGGCGCAAATTCACCTCTACGAAGCTAAATTTGCCGATTTACCCGCTAGCGAAAAAGCGCAAAATATATACGTTAAAGTACTACCCAAGAAACTGGACGAAGAAGTAGCCAAGGCGATGGTCGAAGGATTTGGCGGCGTACTCACACAGTTAACAACAACACAAGCAGAATACATTAACGTTCCAGCAGAAGGCCCTTACAAGCCAGAAAGCTATAAATATTAA
- the metK gene encoding methionine adenosyltransferase, with protein sequence MADYSVFTSESVSEGHPDKMADQISDAVLDAILTEDKHARVAVETLVKTGMAIIAGEVRTSTYVDLEDLVRQVILDIGYNSSNVGFDGASCAVLNAIGKQSADIAMGVDEAANKDLGAGDQGLMFGFATNETDVLMPAPIFYSHRLVEKQAYLRKSGKLNWLRPDAKSQVTLRYENGKPVAVDAVVLSTQHEPDVSQATIKEAIMEEVIKPVLPVEWLHKDTQYHINPTGQFIIGGPVGDCGLTGRKIIVDTYGGMARHGGGAFSGKDPSKVDRSAAYAGRYVAKNIVAAGLADKCEIQVSYAIGVAEPTSISIDTFGTGKISDIEISKLVREHFDLRPRGLIEMLDLLRPIYRATAAYGHFGRELPEFTWEATDKAAALKAAL encoded by the coding sequence ATGGCTGATTACAGTGTATTTACTTCGGAGTCTGTCTCTGAAGGTCACCCCGATAAAATGGCAGACCAAATTTCCGACGCCGTTTTGGATGCAATATTAACGGAAGATAAACACGCCCGCGTAGCTGTGGAAACACTTGTAAAAACCGGCATGGCAATTATAGCTGGCGAAGTGCGCACCAGTACTTATGTCGATTTAGAAGACTTAGTTCGCCAAGTGATTTTAGATATTGGCTATAACAGCAGCAATGTAGGCTTTGACGGAGCATCGTGCGCTGTACTTAATGCCATTGGCAAACAAAGTGCCGATATTGCTATGGGCGTAGACGAAGCCGCCAATAAAGATTTAGGCGCTGGTGATCAAGGCCTAATGTTTGGCTTTGCGACCAACGAAACTGACGTACTAATGCCTGCCCCCATTTTTTATTCACACCGGTTAGTCGAAAAACAAGCTTATTTGCGTAAAAGCGGCAAGCTAAATTGGTTGCGCCCAGATGCCAAAAGCCAAGTGACACTGCGCTACGAAAATGGCAAACCGGTAGCTGTCGATGCCGTTGTTTTGTCGACACAACACGAGCCCGATGTATCGCAAGCGACCATCAAAGAAGCCATTATGGAAGAGGTTATCAAACCGGTACTGCCCGTTGAATGGCTACACAAAGACACCCAGTACCACATTAACCCTACCGGCCAATTTATTATTGGCGGCCCAGTGGGCGATTGCGGCTTAACAGGCCGTAAAATTATTGTAGACACCTACGGCGGTATGGCTCGCCACGGCGGCGGTGCCTTCAGTGGTAAAGACCCATCAAAAGTGGATCGCTCAGCGGCCTACGCTGGTCGTTACGTTGCCAAAAATATCGTGGCCGCAGGCCTAGCCGACAAATGTGAGATTCAGGTCAGCTATGCCATTGGTGTTGCCGAACCAACGTCTATTTCCATCGACACCTTTGGTACCGGAAAAATAAGCGACATTGAAATTTCGAAACTGGTACGCGAACATTTTGACTTGCGCCCTCGCGGCTTAATCGAAATGCTTGATTTACTGCGCCCTATTTATCGCGCAACGGCCGCCTACGGCCACTTCGGCCGCGAATTACCCGAATTCACATGGGAAGCCACCGATAAAGCCGCTGCATTAAAAGCAGCGCTTTAA
- a CDS encoding ArsR/SmtB family transcription factor, which produces MQAAKTPLIPSAHQMTGDLAALMKAAGDDLRLGVLQVLARDSYGVLELAHAFGVKQSGISHHLKVLANAGLVSTRREGNSIFYRRAHIATTDPLATAKSAIFQQLDNIPLSLDLEKALDTIWQERTQTSHQFFLENADKFRAQQDLIASFDVYAKQVAEVLSLSPIQAHCRALEVGPGEGEFLPVLAENFDWVVALDNSPRMLASAKKRAKSINNINFTLGDTRNLKEQQAFDCAIINMVLHHTPSPAQVIADVSQALAPSGVLIVTELCSHQQEWAREACGDIWLGFEADDLKNWATATGLTQGHSTYFALRNGFQIQIQQFLKQ; this is translated from the coding sequence ATGCAAGCCGCTAAGACGCCTTTAATACCTAGCGCCCACCAAATGACGGGCGACCTCGCCGCACTTATGAAGGCCGCCGGTGATGACTTGCGCCTAGGTGTTTTACAAGTATTAGCTCGCGATTCTTACGGCGTACTAGAGCTAGCCCATGCCTTTGGTGTGAAGCAATCCGGTATTAGCCATCACCTAAAAGTACTTGCCAACGCAGGTCTTGTGAGCACACGCCGCGAAGGTAATTCGATTTTTTATCGCCGCGCCCATATCGCGACTACCGACCCGCTCGCAACAGCTAAAAGCGCGATATTCCAGCAGCTCGACAATATCCCACTTAGCCTCGACTTAGAAAAAGCACTGGATACTATTTGGCAAGAACGCACTCAAACATCCCACCAATTTTTTCTAGAAAACGCCGATAAATTCCGAGCCCAGCAAGACCTTATTGCAAGCTTTGACGTATATGCAAAGCAAGTTGCCGAAGTCCTGAGCCTTTCGCCAATACAAGCGCATTGCCGCGCGCTAGAAGTTGGCCCTGGCGAAGGGGAGTTTTTACCCGTACTGGCCGAAAATTTCGATTGGGTTGTCGCGCTGGACAACAGTCCGCGCATGCTCGCTAGCGCTAAAAAGCGCGCTAAATCAATTAACAATATTAACTTCACCCTAGGCGATACGCGCAACCTTAAAGAACAGCAAGCCTTTGATTGCGCAATTATTAATATGGTTTTGCACCATACGCCATCGCCCGCTCAAGTGATTGCTGATGTAAGCCAAGCACTGGCTCCTAGCGGCGTGTTAATTGTGACTGAGTTATGCAGCCACCAACAAGAATGGGCGCGAGAAGCCTGCGGCGATATATGGCTAGGCTTTGAAGCCGACGACTTAAAAAATTGGGCAACCGCAACAGGGCTTACGCAAGGCCACAGCACTTACTTTGCGCTTCGTAACGGTTTTCAAATTCAAATTCAACAATTTCTTAAACAGTAA
- a CDS encoding 2OG-Fe(II) oxygenase, which yields MKNDGVQPALSELLDAAAYEAADHVLSGMAEEIYRDGFSVRENALPSTIAEAMAQAVLAKPLADFNRAGIGRAETHTHNEAVRSDRIHWITSESAEHLAWLAWAQAFKNHINRRLYLGLFSFESHFAHYAPGDFYKRHNDAFKGQANRMLSLVVYLNRDWDVNNGGELVLYKTEQDQEGIRVAPRFATVVAFLSEEFPHEVLPATCDRYSIAGWFRINSSNSKKIDPPS from the coding sequence ATGAAAAACGATGGCGTGCAGCCTGCTTTAAGTGAGCTATTAGATGCTGCGGCGTATGAAGCGGCAGATCATGTATTAAGTGGTATGGCAGAAGAAATATACCGCGACGGCTTTAGTGTGCGAGAAAACGCATTGCCTAGTACTATTGCCGAGGCGATGGCGCAAGCGGTATTGGCAAAACCACTTGCTGATTTCAACCGTGCAGGCATTGGCCGTGCCGAAACACACACCCATAACGAAGCTGTGCGCTCTGATCGCATTCACTGGATAACATCGGAATCGGCAGAGCACCTTGCCTGGTTAGCGTGGGCGCAAGCGTTTAAAAACCATATCAATCGGCGCTTGTACTTAGGGCTTTTTTCCTTTGAAAGCCACTTTGCCCATTATGCGCCGGGTGATTTTTACAAACGCCATAACGATGCCTTTAAGGGGCAGGCCAATCGCATGTTGTCGCTAGTGGTGTACTTAAATCGCGATTGGGATGTAAACAATGGTGGTGAGCTGGTGTTGTACAAAACAGAACAAGACCAAGAGGGTATTCGTGTAGCGCCGCGCTTTGCGACTGTGGTTGCTTTTTTGAGCGAGGAATTCCCGCACGAAGTCTTGCCTGCCACATGTGATCGCTATTCCATCGCCGGTTGGTTCCGCATTAATTCCTCCAACAGCAAAAAGATTGACCCGCCGAGTTAG
- a CDS encoding class I SAM-dependent methyltransferase, with protein MSLFRVRYQTIEFDDYDIHLRTLKDKNQFSDPLGEADALGISSAQWSLFGVVWESSEVLAREMQSYVHDGKRILEVGCGIGLTSMLLNARNADITATDYHPEVGAFLVENAKLNDDKQIPFLRTGWADLSDGLGTFDVIVGSDLLYEKEHVELLSQFIDRHANAECEVILVDPGRGHHSLFSRAMVALGYSHTQYKPDQKAYALKPFKGQVLKYTRA; from the coding sequence ATGTCCCTTTTCCGTGTTCGTTATCAAACGATTGAGTTTGATGACTACGATATTCACCTGCGTACGCTAAAAGATAAAAATCAGTTTTCCGACCCCTTAGGCGAAGCCGATGCTTTGGGGATTTCTTCTGCGCAGTGGTCATTATTTGGTGTGGTGTGGGAATCCAGTGAGGTGCTGGCCCGCGAAATGCAAAGTTATGTGCATGATGGCAAGCGTATACTTGAAGTAGGCTGCGGGATTGGCTTAACAAGCATGCTATTAAATGCGCGCAATGCTGATATTACCGCGACAGATTACCACCCTGAGGTGGGCGCTTTTTTGGTTGAGAACGCCAAGCTTAATGACGACAAACAAATCCCTTTTTTACGTACTGGCTGGGCCGACTTAAGCGATGGTTTAGGTACTTTTGATGTTATTGTTGGCAGCGATTTATTGTATGAAAAAGAGCATGTAGAGCTACTGTCGCAGTTTATTGATAGGCATGCCAACGCCGAGTGCGAAGTTATTTTAGTGGACCCAGGCCGTGGCCACCATTCGCTGTTCAGCCGAGCCATGGTTGCGCTGGGGTATTCGCATACGCAGTATAAACCCGATCAAAAAGCCTATGCATTAAAGCCGTTTAAAGGGCAGGTGCTTAAGTATACTCGAGCTTAA
- a CDS encoding Crp/Fnr family transcriptional regulator has product MALAKTIGKPIKKKKGEHLFQQGTNSHCIYWLGSGLLKAYYTTSDGKELIKSFISPENIIGNLSSAYSGEPCSFGLMCLEDSQLLEIPFAAIYKHSQTDHALANHMVELLLQLAMKKEKREYEFLCLSAEERYRAFVQEAPDVVSKITQNDLAKYLGITGVGLSRIKKRVKGTSKNSDFFCESKEAPPGEPQFTWCK; this is encoded by the coding sequence ATGGCACTCGCAAAAACAATAGGCAAGCCCATCAAGAAAAAGAAAGGCGAGCACCTGTTTCAACAAGGTACTAACAGCCACTGCATTTATTGGCTAGGCTCGGGCTTACTGAAGGCTTACTACACAACCTCGGACGGCAAGGAACTGATTAAATCTTTTATTTCGCCAGAGAATATTATTGGCAATTTATCTTCGGCTTATAGCGGCGAGCCTTGTTCTTTCGGCTTAATGTGCTTAGAAGACAGCCAGCTATTGGAAATCCCCTTTGCAGCTATTTACAAGCACAGCCAAACAGACCACGCGCTGGCCAATCACATGGTTGAATTGCTACTGCAGCTGGCCATGAAGAAAGAAAAGCGTGAATATGAATTTCTGTGTTTATCGGCAGAGGAGCGCTACCGTGCATTTGTGCAGGAAGCGCCAGATGTTGTTAGCAAAATTACCCAAAATGATTTAGCAAAATACTTAGGCATAACAGGCGTTGGGCTCAGCCGCATTAAGAAAAGAGTTAAGGGCACCTCTAAAAATAGTGATTTTTTTTGTGAGAGCAAAGAAGCACCGCCCGGAGAGCCGCAGTTTACGTGGTGTAAATGA